A window of Equus caballus isolate H_3958 breed thoroughbred chromosome 10, TB-T2T, whole genome shotgun sequence contains these coding sequences:
- the KLC3 gene encoding kinesin light chain 3 isoform X5, translating to MSVQVAAPASAGLGPERLSPEELVRQTRQVVQGLEALRAEHHGLARHLAEALTGQGPVSGLELLEEKQQVVSHSLEAIELGLGEAQVLLALSAHVGALEAEQQRLRVQARRLAQENAWLREELEETQRRLRASEEAVAQLEEEKSHLEFLGQLRQYDPPAESQQPESPPRRDSLASLFPSEDNERKGPEAAGAAAAQQGGYEIPARLRTLHNLVIQYAGQGRYEVAVPLCRQALEDLERSSGHCHPDVATMLNILALVYRDQNKYKEATDLLHDALQIREKTLGPEHPAVAATLNNLAVLYGKRGRYREAEPLCQRALEIREKVLGTDHPDVAKQLNNLALLCQNQGKFEAVEQHYARALSIYEALGGPHDPNVAKTKNNLASAYLKQNKYQQAEELYKEILSREDLPAPLAAPSTGTAGDREQTLRRSSSLSKLRESLRESIRRGSEKLVSRLRGERAAGAAGMKRAVSLNTLNTDGPRAAGPQFPSRHLSETPRTLSTSTQDLGAR from the exons ATGTCTGTGCAGGTGGCAGCCCCGGCAAGCGCGGGGCTGGGCCCAGAGCGCCTGAGCCCTGAGGAGCTGGTGCGGCAGACGCGACAAGTGGTGCAGGGGCTGGAGGCCCTGCGGGCGGAGCACCACGGCCTGGCCAGGCACCTGGCGGAGGCCCTGACGGGACAGGGCCCTGTGTCTGGCTTGGAGCTGCTGGAAGAGAAGCAGCAGGTGGTGAGCCACTCGCTGGAGGCCATCGAGCTGGGGCTGGGCGAGGCCCAG GTGCTGCTGGCCTTGTCCGCGCACGTGGGCGCGCTGGAGGCCGAGCAGCAGCGGCTGCGAGTGCAGGCCCGGCGGCTGGCCCAGGAGAACGCGTGGCTGcgggaggagctggaggagacgCAGCGGCGGCTGCGGGCCAGCGAGGAGGCCGTGgcccagctggaggaggagaagagccACCTGGAGTTCCTCGGGCAGCTGCGGCAGTACGACCCGCCCGCGGAGAGCCAG CAGCCTGAGTCCCCGCCTCGCCGAGACAGCCTGGCCTCCCTGTTTCCCAGTGAGGACAACGAGAGGAAAG GACCTGAGGCGGCGGGGGCCGCAGCAGCTCAGCAGGGTGGCTATGAGATCCCAGCCCGCCTCCGGACCCTGCACAACCTCGTGATCCAGTACGCGGGGCAGGGCCGCTATGAAGTCGCTGTGCCGCTGTGCCGCCAGGCCCTGGAGGACCTGGAGCGGAGCTCAGGCCACTGCCACCCTGATGTGGCCACCATGCTCAACATCCTGGCGCTGGTGTACCG GGACCAGAACAAGTACAAAGAGGCCACCGACCTCCTCCACGACGCCCTGCAGATCCGGGAGAAGACGCTGGGCCCCGAGCACCCCGCC GTGGCCGCCACCCTCAACAACCTGGCGGTCCTCTACGGGAAGCGGGGCCGATACCGGGAGGCAGAGCCCCTGTGCCAGCGCGCCCTGGAGATCCGAGAGAAG GTCCTGGGCACCGACCACCCGGATGTGGCCAAGCAGCTCAACAACCTGGCCCTGCTGTGCCAGAACCAGGGCAAGTTCGAGGCGGTGGAGCAGCACTACGCCCGCGCCCTGAGCATCTACGAGGCGCTGGGCGGGCCCCACGACCCGAACGTGGCCAAGACCAAGAACAACCTG gcctcagCCTACCTGAAGCAGAACAAGTACCAGCAGGCGGAGGAGCTGTACAAGGAAATCCTCAGCAGGGAGGACCTGCCCGCCCCTCTCG CAGCCCCCAGCACAGGCACAGCCGGTGACAGAGAACAG ACCCTTCGCCGGAGCAGCTCCTTGTCGAAGCTCCGAGAGTCGCTCCGGGAGTCGATCCGACGTGGAAGCGAGAAGCTGGTCTCCCGACTCCGAGGCGAgagggcggcgggggcggccgg GATGAAGAGGGCCGTGTCACTGAACACGCTGAACACGGATggtcccagggctgctgggcccCAG TTCCCCAGTCGGCACCTGAGCGAGACCCCTCGGACCCTCAGCACCAGCACCCAGGACCTGGGCGCCCGCTAA
- the KLC3 gene encoding kinesin light chain 3 isoform X7 produces MSVQVAAPASAGLGPERLSPEELVRQTRQVVQGLEALRAEHHGLARHLAEALTGQGPVSGLELLEEKQQVVSHSLEAIELGLGEAQVLLALSAHVGALEAEQQRLRVQARRLAQENAWLREELEETQRRLRASEEAVAQLEEEKSHLEFLGQLRQYDPPAESQPESPPRRDSLASLFPSEDNERKGPEAAGAAAAQQGGYEIPARLRTLHNLVIQYAGQGRYEVAVPLCRQALEDLERSSGHCHPDVATMLNILALVYRDQNKYKEATDLLHDALQIREKTLGPEHPAVAATLNNLAVLYGKRGRYREAEPLCQRALEIREKVLGTDHPDVAKQLNNLALLCQNQGKFEAVEQHYARALSIYEALGGPHDPNVAKTKNNLASAYLKQNKYQQAEELYKEILSREDLPAPLAAPSTGTAGDREQTLRRSSSLSKLRESLRESIRRGSEKLVSRLRGERAAGAAGMKRAVSLNTLNTDGPRAAGPQFPSRHLSETPRTLSTSTQDLGAR; encoded by the exons ATGTCTGTGCAGGTGGCAGCCCCGGCAAGCGCGGGGCTGGGCCCAGAGCGCCTGAGCCCTGAGGAGCTGGTGCGGCAGACGCGACAAGTGGTGCAGGGGCTGGAGGCCCTGCGGGCGGAGCACCACGGCCTGGCCAGGCACCTGGCGGAGGCCCTGACGGGACAGGGCCCTGTGTCTGGCTTGGAGCTGCTGGAAGAGAAGCAGCAGGTGGTGAGCCACTCGCTGGAGGCCATCGAGCTGGGGCTGGGCGAGGCCCAG GTGCTGCTGGCCTTGTCCGCGCACGTGGGCGCGCTGGAGGCCGAGCAGCAGCGGCTGCGAGTGCAGGCCCGGCGGCTGGCCCAGGAGAACGCGTGGCTGcgggaggagctggaggagacgCAGCGGCGGCTGCGGGCCAGCGAGGAGGCCGTGgcccagctggaggaggagaagagccACCTGGAGTTCCTCGGGCAGCTGCGGCAGTACGACCCGCCCGCGGAGAGCCAG CCTGAGTCCCCGCCTCGCCGAGACAGCCTGGCCTCCCTGTTTCCCAGTGAGGACAACGAGAGGAAAG GACCTGAGGCGGCGGGGGCCGCAGCAGCTCAGCAGGGTGGCTATGAGATCCCAGCCCGCCTCCGGACCCTGCACAACCTCGTGATCCAGTACGCGGGGCAGGGCCGCTATGAAGTCGCTGTGCCGCTGTGCCGCCAGGCCCTGGAGGACCTGGAGCGGAGCTCAGGCCACTGCCACCCTGATGTGGCCACCATGCTCAACATCCTGGCGCTGGTGTACCG GGACCAGAACAAGTACAAAGAGGCCACCGACCTCCTCCACGACGCCCTGCAGATCCGGGAGAAGACGCTGGGCCCCGAGCACCCCGCC GTGGCCGCCACCCTCAACAACCTGGCGGTCCTCTACGGGAAGCGGGGCCGATACCGGGAGGCAGAGCCCCTGTGCCAGCGCGCCCTGGAGATCCGAGAGAAG GTCCTGGGCACCGACCACCCGGATGTGGCCAAGCAGCTCAACAACCTGGCCCTGCTGTGCCAGAACCAGGGCAAGTTCGAGGCGGTGGAGCAGCACTACGCCCGCGCCCTGAGCATCTACGAGGCGCTGGGCGGGCCCCACGACCCGAACGTGGCCAAGACCAAGAACAACCTG gcctcagCCTACCTGAAGCAGAACAAGTACCAGCAGGCGGAGGAGCTGTACAAGGAAATCCTCAGCAGGGAGGACCTGCCCGCCCCTCTCG CAGCCCCCAGCACAGGCACAGCCGGTGACAGAGAACAG ACCCTTCGCCGGAGCAGCTCCTTGTCGAAGCTCCGAGAGTCGCTCCGGGAGTCGATCCGACGTGGAAGCGAGAAGCTGGTCTCCCGACTCCGAGGCGAgagggcggcgggggcggccgg GATGAAGAGGGCCGTGTCACTGAACACGCTGAACACGGATggtcccagggctgctgggcccCAG TTCCCCAGTCGGCACCTGAGCGAGACCCCTCGGACCCTCAGCACCAGCACCCAGGACCTGGGCGCCCGCTAA